In a genomic window of Neisseria flavescens:
- a CDS encoding GNAT family N-acetyltransferase translates to MSPSRFNQTGPKIGLSVRLAETQAEIEAAQRLRYQVFAQELGAEIESDDGRDADPYDEHCHHLLAFDDATGEVIGCYRLITEETAKKVGGWYSEHEFDLEPLKDILPQTVELGRACTHPDYRNGGLVMLLWTGLVKFMKDENLRFMIGCGSIEMRDGGNDAAGLYHALKDKYLAPEQWRVKPLNPLKWDSITPSENPPVPALIKGYLKAGAWFCGEPCVDEAFNCADVLIMMDISHLSDRYLQRFAPKTDS, encoded by the coding sequence ATGTCCCCCAGCCGTTTCAATCAAACGGGCCCCAAAATCGGCCTGAGCGTACGCCTTGCAGAAACCCAAGCTGAAATCGAAGCCGCCCAAAGATTGCGCTATCAGGTTTTTGCCCAAGAATTGGGGGCGGAAATCGAAAGCGATGACGGCCGCGATGCCGATCCTTATGATGAACATTGCCACCATCTACTCGCGTTTGATGATGCAACCGGCGAAGTTATCGGCTGCTACCGCCTGATTACAGAAGAAACCGCAAAAAAAGTCGGCGGCTGGTACAGCGAGCATGAATTCGACCTTGAGCCTTTGAAAGACATTCTGCCTCAAACCGTAGAACTCGGCCGCGCCTGCACCCACCCGGACTACCGCAATGGCGGCTTGGTCATGCTGTTGTGGACCGGCTTGGTCAAATTCATGAAAGACGAAAACCTGCGCTTTATGATTGGTTGCGGCAGTATCGAAATGCGCGACGGCGGCAACGATGCGGCGGGTCTGTATCATGCTTTGAAAGACAAATACCTCGCTCCGGAACAATGGCGCGTCAAACCGCTCAACCCGCTTAAATGGGACAGCATCACGCCGTCTGAAAATCCACCTGTACCCGCACTGATCAAAGGCTATCTCAAAGCAGGCGCGTGGTTTTGCGGCGAGCCTTGCGTCGATGAGGCATTCAACTGCGCGGATGTGCTGATCATGATGGACATCAGCCACCTTTCCGACCGCTACTTGCAGCGTTTTGCCCCTAAAACCGATTCATAA
- a CDS encoding lysophospholipid acyltransferase family protein, producing MTAKIRFIFRLLCIAGCLLYGMAEMFFLFPFYSSKRKLRAIQLWSLRVLASCGMKLQTFGTPPQEGRGQMLISNHISWLDIMAVNGAFPGRFVAKDDVAKWPVVGYLATQAQTVYVSRNRGIKGNSAKIAGVTEALKNGDTVTIFPEGTSTEGREILPFKPSFFQTAYDAGVPIIPALCRYPNPDGSSPNPHTAYYGDISLWQSICMVISQPSSTVELHFLDPIEAGEDRYATALHVHALLSEKQKQLG from the coding sequence ATGACCGCCAAAATCCGTTTTATCTTCCGTCTTCTCTGTATTGCCGGCTGCCTTTTGTACGGCATGGCCGAAATGTTTTTTCTGTTTCCCTTTTACAGCAGCAAGCGCAAACTGCGCGCGATCCAACTATGGTCGCTGCGCGTGCTCGCTTCCTGCGGCATGAAACTGCAAACTTTCGGCACGCCGCCGCAAGAAGGCCGCGGCCAGATGCTTATCAGCAACCATATTTCATGGTTGGATATTATGGCTGTCAACGGCGCCTTTCCCGGCCGCTTTGTAGCTAAAGACGATGTAGCCAAATGGCCGGTGGTCGGTTATCTCGCCACACAGGCGCAAACGGTTTACGTCTCGCGCAACCGCGGCATCAAAGGCAATTCCGCCAAAATTGCAGGCGTGACCGAAGCACTGAAAAACGGCGATACCGTCACCATTTTCCCCGAAGGCACCAGTACCGAAGGCCGTGAAATCCTGCCGTTCAAACCCAGCTTTTTTCAGACGGCCTATGATGCAGGCGTACCGATTATTCCGGCACTCTGCCGCTATCCGAATCCGGACGGAAGCAGCCCCAATCCGCATACTGCCTACTACGGTGACATCAGCCTCTGGCAATCTATCTGCATGGTCATCAGCCAGCCTTCCAGCACGGTCGAGCTGCATTTCCTTGATCCGATTGAAGCGGGAGAAGACCGCTACGCTACTGCGCTTCACGTACACGCCCTATTGAGCGAAAAGCAAAAACAGTTGGGCTAA
- the gloA gene encoding lactoylglutathione lyase, with protein MRLLHTMLRVGNLERSLDFYQNVLNMQLLRRRDYPEGRFTLAFVGYGDEADHTVLELTHNWDTESYNLGDAYGHIAIEVDDAYAACERVKEMGGKVVREAGPMKHGTTVIAFVEDPDGYKIEFIQKKSGSDSVQYSS; from the coding sequence ATGCGCTTGCTTCATACTATGTTGCGTGTCGGCAATCTCGAACGCTCTTTGGATTTCTATCAAAACGTATTGAACATGCAACTGCTGCGCCGCCGCGATTACCCTGAAGGCCGTTTTACTTTGGCTTTTGTCGGTTATGGCGATGAAGCGGACCATACTGTTTTGGAACTGACCCACAACTGGGATACCGAGTCTTACAACTTGGGCGATGCTTACGGCCATATCGCGATTGAAGTCGATGATGCTTATGCGGCGTGCGAGCGTGTCAAAGAAATGGGCGGCAAAGTGGTACGCGAAGCCGGCCCGATGAAACACGGCACGACTGTGATTGCGTTTGTCGAAGATCCGGACGGCTACAAAATTGAATTTATTCAAAAGAAAAGCGGTAGCGATTCGGTACAATATTCATCTTAA
- the dnrN gene encoding iron-sulfur cluster repair protein DnrN translates to MTDFTLWETAPFNSTIDHILQRYHNVHRAQFEELVPLAQKVAQVHADTFPAEVADLLAYMQNELLMHMMKEERMLFPMINQGVGRGAAMPISVMMHEHEEHDQAIARLEELTNNFELPEGACGSWTRLYTLAKEMVDDLKDHIHLENEIFFPRVLAS, encoded by the coding sequence ATGACCGACTTTACCCTTTGGGAAACCGCGCCTTTCAATTCTACGATTGACCATATCCTGCAACGTTATCACAACGTTCACCGCGCCCAGTTTGAAGAGTTGGTACCGCTGGCGCAAAAAGTGGCGCAGGTTCATGCCGACACTTTCCCTGCTGAAGTGGCCGATTTGTTGGCCTATATGCAAAACGAGCTGTTGATGCACATGATGAAAGAGGAGCGCATGTTGTTCCCAATGATTAATCAGGGCGTGGGTCGTGGTGCGGCAATGCCTATTAGTGTGATGATGCACGAGCATGAAGAACACGACCAAGCCATCGCGCGTCTGGAAGAATTGACCAATAATTTTGAGCTGCCCGAAGGCGCTTGCGGCAGCTGGACCCGTTTGTATACTTTGGCCAAAGAGATGGTGGACGATTTGAAAGACCATATCCACTTGGAAAATGAGATTTTCTTCCCCCGCGTTTTGGCTTCTTAA
- a CDS encoding AEC family transporter encodes METSFLLAGKITELTLIVLMGVALVKAGLLKSENSYTLSVIALYLISPSVMIHAFQMDNTPQIIEGLKLSVMLAVFFHVVLIVLGRLFKHLFKLDALEHAATVYSNSGNLIIPLVMSVFGAEWVIYTSGFIMVQTFLFWTHLRLLICGRGNVAWKTIFTNINILSMLVGLLMFTFQIKLPHIVDNTLATVGGMIGPVAMLVAGMLLASLPLRSIMWTPRLYLVAFLRLILIPILLLFAVKVCGFVHHDAHEDTVVLISFLATTSPAAATVTQMAVVYGKNAQKASAIYGLTTLLCVVTMPVMIALYRWII; translated from the coding sequence ATGGAAACCTCTTTCCTGCTTGCCGGAAAAATTACCGAGCTGACGCTGATTGTTTTGATGGGCGTGGCCTTGGTGAAGGCCGGGCTGTTGAAATCGGAAAACAGCTACACGCTCTCGGTCATTGCGCTTTACCTGATCAGCCCGTCCGTCATGATTCACGCTTTTCAGATGGACAATACGCCGCAGATTATCGAAGGGTTGAAGCTTTCCGTCATGCTGGCGGTGTTTTTCCATGTGGTGTTGATTGTTTTGGGCAGGTTGTTTAAACACTTGTTCAAACTTGATGCGCTCGAACACGCGGCGACGGTGTACAGTAATTCGGGCAATCTGATTATCCCTTTGGTGATGTCGGTATTTGGTGCGGAATGGGTGATTTATACCAGCGGTTTTATCATGGTGCAGACGTTTTTGTTTTGGACGCATCTGCGCCTGTTGATTTGCGGCCGTGGCAATGTGGCTTGGAAAACCATTTTTACCAATATCAACATCTTATCCATGCTGGTCGGGCTGCTGATGTTTACCTTTCAAATCAAGCTGCCGCATATTGTCGATAATACTTTGGCGACGGTGGGCGGCATGATTGGCCCGGTTGCCATGTTGGTGGCGGGCATGCTTTTGGCTTCTTTGCCGCTGCGCTCGATTATGTGGACGCCGAGGCTGTATCTCGTTGCTTTTTTAAGGCTGATTTTGATTCCAATATTATTGCTTTTTGCCGTCAAAGTCTGCGGTTTTGTCCATCATGATGCGCATGAGGATACGGTTGTTTTAATCAGCTTTTTGGCAACGACTTCGCCTGCCGCCGCGACGGTTACCCAAATGGCGGTTGTTTACGGTAAAAATGCCCAAAAAGCCAGCGCGATTTATGGGCTGACAACCTTGCTTTGTGTGGTAACCATGCCGGTAATGATTGCGTTATATCGTTGGATTATTTAA
- a CDS encoding tRNA dihydrouridine synthase: protein MQLILAPMQGLVDDVMRDLLTRIGGFDECVSEFVRIAHTVHSRATWLKYVPEIAHANRTPAGTPCTVQLLGSDAENMAVNALEAVRFGADKIDLNFGCPAPTVNKHKGGAVLLKEPDLIYHIVHTLRQRLPQHIPLTAKMRLGYEDKSLALECASAIENGGACALTVHARTKVEGYEPPAHWEWVRKIRDAVSIPVTANGDVFSLQDYLDIKTVSGCDSVMLGRGAVIRPDLARQIKQYENGETVKDTDFAEVSSWIVQFFDLCLAKEANNKYPVARLKQWLGMMKKEFEQAQVLFDRIRAVKEADEVKQILLSFEQEMHS, encoded by the coding sequence ATGCAGCTTATTCTCGCCCCCATGCAGGGGCTGGTGGACGATGTGATGCGCGACCTGTTGACGCGTATTGGCGGATTTGACGAATGCGTCAGCGAATTTGTCCGCATTGCGCACACGGTCCACTCACGCGCCACTTGGCTTAAATATGTTCCCGAAATCGCCCATGCCAACCGCACGCCGGCCGGCACGCCCTGTACTGTCCAGCTTTTGGGCAGCGATGCGGAAAACATGGCCGTCAATGCTTTGGAAGCCGTGCGTTTCGGTGCAGACAAAATCGACCTCAACTTCGGCTGTCCCGCGCCGACGGTCAACAAACACAAAGGCGGTGCGGTCTTGCTCAAAGAGCCGGACTTGATTTACCACATCGTCCACACCCTGCGCCAACGCCTGCCGCAACACATTCCGCTGACTGCCAAGATGCGGCTCGGTTATGAAGACAAAAGTCTGGCATTGGAATGCGCTTCCGCGATTGAAAACGGCGGCGCATGCGCGTTAACCGTCCATGCGCGCACCAAAGTCGAAGGCTACGAACCGCCGGCACATTGGGAATGGGTGCGCAAAATCCGCGATGCAGTCAGTATTCCCGTTACCGCCAACGGCGATGTGTTCAGCCTTCAAGACTATCTCGACATCAAAACCGTCAGCGGCTGCGACAGCGTGATGCTCGGCCGCGGCGCAGTTATCCGTCCCGACTTGGCACGACAAATCAAACAATATGAAAACGGCGAAACAGTGAAAGACACCGACTTTGCCGAAGTCTCCTCATGGATAGTCCAATTTTTCGACTTGTGCCTTGCCAAAGAAGCCAACAACAAATATCCGGTTGCCCGTTTGAAACAATGGCTGGGCATGATGAAAAAAGAGTTTGAACAGGCGCAGGTATTATTTGACCGCATCCGCGCTGTCAAAGAAGCGGATGAAGTGAAACAGATTCTGCTGTCGTTTGAACAAGAGATGCATTCATGA
- a CDS encoding glycosyltransferase family 2 protein yields MMHTIPATAAMLVKNSERYLSEVLNALKDFDEVLLLDNGSTDRTFEIAKGFSNVSYYKHDFIGFGPMKNLAARLAQNDWIFSIDSDEVADEALIESIRAAVLENEKEHIFSLSRLNHYHGRLIKGCGWYPDIIPRLYHRRFTRFSDRQVHESLVLPQEAKVKQLDGRLKHYSFENAEGLIQKMQQYSSLYAEENRFKKDSSPFKALLHGGVSFVKNYLLKRGFAYGADGLTISVSNAQGSYYKYVKLYERNRTITVSLIITTYNRPDALELVLKSALSQTRLPDEIIVADDGSRQETAEVVDFIRRRTSIPVKHSWQPDRGFRAAESRNRALAQAKSDYIVLIDGDMVLDSSFIADHLKIARKGRLIQGSRVILTEDKTQDILDEGDLPALSMFSSGIEKRLSALRCRCLAKLAGRKGNRKHKGIKTCNMGFFRSDALAVNGFDNSFVGWGREDSEFVARCYHNGMKRHNLKFAGIAYHLWHNEAERDSLPQNDALLEATLSERKIRCVHGVSDFIKDEEVAGK; encoded by the coding sequence ATGATGCACACAATTCCGGCAACCGCCGCCATGTTGGTAAAAAATTCAGAACGTTATCTTTCAGAAGTTTTAAATGCGCTGAAAGACTTTGACGAGGTTCTGTTGTTGGACAACGGCTCGACCGACCGTACTTTTGAAATTGCCAAGGGCTTTTCCAATGTCAGCTATTACAAGCATGACTTTATCGGATTTGGCCCGATGAAAAATCTGGCGGCCAGACTGGCGCAAAACGATTGGATTTTCAGCATAGACAGCGATGAAGTGGCGGATGAGGCTTTAATCGAATCCATTCGTGCGGCGGTTTTAGAAAATGAGAAGGAGCATATCTTTTCGCTTTCCCGTCTGAACCATTACCACGGCAGACTGATTAAAGGCTGCGGCTGGTATCCGGATATTATTCCTCGCCTTTATCATCGCAGATTTACTCGTTTTTCCGACCGTCAGGTGCATGAGTCTTTGGTGTTGCCGCAGGAAGCCAAGGTTAAACAACTCGATGGCCGTCTGAAACATTATTCTTTTGAAAACGCCGAAGGGCTGATTCAGAAAATGCAGCAGTACAGTTCGCTGTATGCGGAAGAAAACCGCTTCAAGAAAGACAGTTCGCCGTTTAAGGCTTTGCTGCATGGCGGCGTATCGTTTGTGAAAAATTACCTGCTCAAGCGCGGTTTTGCTTATGGTGCGGACGGTCTGACGATTTCGGTGTCCAACGCGCAAGGTTCGTATTACAAATATGTCAAACTCTATGAGCGCAACCGTACGATAACCGTCTCCCTCATCATCACCACCTACAATCGCCCCGATGCTTTGGAGCTGGTGTTGAAATCGGCTTTATCGCAAACCCGTCTGCCGGATGAGATTATTGTTGCGGATGACGGCTCAAGGCAGGAAACCGCCGAAGTGGTTGATTTTATCCGCCGTAGGACAAGCATTCCTGTTAAGCATTCATGGCAGCCGGATAGAGGTTTTCGTGCCGCTGAATCGCGTAACCGTGCACTGGCGCAGGCGAAAAGCGATTATATTGTGTTGATTGACGGCGATATGGTCTTGGATTCGTCTTTTATCGCCGATCATTTGAAGATTGCCCGCAAAGGCCGTCTGATACAGGGCTCCCGCGTGATTTTGACTGAGGATAAAACGCAGGATATTTTGGACGAAGGCGATTTGCCTGCTTTGTCCATGTTCAGCTCGGGAATAGAAAAACGGCTTTCCGCCCTGCGCTGCCGTTGTTTGGCCAAATTGGCAGGCCGAAAAGGCAACCGCAAACACAAAGGCATCAAAACCTGCAATATGGGCTTTTTCCGTAGCGATGCGCTTGCCGTCAACGGGTTTGACAATAGCTTTGTCGGTTGGGGCAGGGAAGACAGCGAATTTGTCGCCCGTTGCTATCATAACGGGATGAAACGCCATAATTTGAAATTTGCCGGCATTGCGTACCACCTCTGGCACAATGAGGCGGAACGCGATTCCTTGCCGCAAAACGATGCTTTGTTGGAGGCAACGTTGTCGGAACGCAAAATCCGCTGTGTCCATGGCGTATCGGATTTTATAAAAGATGAAGAAGTAGCGGGGAAATAG